One segment of Streptomyces sp. NBC_00576 DNA contains the following:
- the paaA gene encoding 1,2-phenylacetyl-CoA epoxidase subunit PaaA, protein MTTTHSAASDTGGAGQTGEGLLQEHFEATIARESRIEPRDWMPEGYRKTLIRQIAQHAHSEIIGMQPEGEWITRAPSLRRKAILFAKVQDEAGHGLYLYSAAETLGADRADLTERLIEGRQKYSSIFNYPTPSFADVGVIGWFVDGAAICNQVPLCRSSYGPYARAMVRICKEESFHQRQGYELLMTMMRGTEEQRAMVQDAVDRWWWPSLMMFGPPDDASPNSAQSMAWKIKRHTNDELRQRFVDMTVPQADKLGVTLPDPELRWNEARGHHDFGTPDWDELMRVIKGGGPCNTERIARRRTAHEDGAWVREAATAHAAKQRARAAKEAVA, encoded by the coding sequence ATGACGACGACACACTCCGCCGCCTCGGACACGGGCGGCGCAGGGCAGACCGGCGAGGGGCTGCTTCAGGAGCACTTCGAGGCGACGATCGCGCGGGAGAGCCGGATCGAGCCGCGCGACTGGATGCCCGAGGGCTACCGGAAGACGCTGATCCGGCAGATCGCCCAACACGCGCACTCGGAGATCATCGGCATGCAGCCGGAGGGCGAATGGATCACGCGAGCGCCCTCGCTGCGCCGCAAGGCCATCCTCTTCGCGAAGGTCCAGGACGAGGCCGGACACGGGCTGTATCTGTACTCCGCCGCCGAGACGCTCGGCGCCGACCGCGCCGACCTCACCGAGCGGCTCATCGAGGGCCGCCAGAAGTACTCGTCGATCTTCAACTACCCGACGCCGAGCTTCGCCGACGTCGGCGTGATCGGCTGGTTCGTGGACGGCGCGGCGATCTGCAACCAGGTGCCCCTGTGCCGGAGTTCGTACGGGCCGTACGCGCGCGCGATGGTGCGCATCTGCAAGGAGGAGTCCTTCCACCAGCGGCAGGGGTACGAGCTGCTGATGACGATGATGCGCGGTACGGAGGAACAGCGCGCCATGGTCCAGGACGCCGTCGACCGCTGGTGGTGGCCCTCCCTGATGATGTTCGGCCCGCCCGACGACGCCTCGCCCAACTCCGCGCAGTCCATGGCCTGGAAGATCAAGCGGCACACCAACGACGAACTGCGCCAACGCTTCGTCGACATGACCGTCCCGCAGGCCGACAAGCTGGGCGTGACCCTGCCCGACCCGGAACTGCGCTGGAACGAGGCGCGCGGACACCACGACTTCGGCACCCCCGACTGGGACGAACTGATGCGCGTCATCAAGGGCGGTGGCCCCTGCAACACCGAACGGATCGCACGGCGTCGGACCGCACACGAGGACGGCGCCTGGGTGCGCGAGGCGGCCACCGCGCACGCCGCCAAGCAGCGCGCGCGGGCCGCGAAGGAGGCAGTGGCATGA
- the paaB gene encoding 1,2-phenylacetyl-CoA epoxidase subunit PaaB encodes MSDDLSNEWPLYEVFVRGKRGLNHVHVGSLHAADDRMALTHARDLYTRRNEGVSIWVVRSEHIAASSRDEKDPFFAPSADKVYRHPTFYDIPDDVPHI; translated from the coding sequence ATGAGCGACGACCTGTCCAACGAGTGGCCGCTGTACGAGGTGTTCGTGCGCGGCAAGCGCGGTCTGAACCACGTCCACGTGGGCTCACTGCACGCGGCCGACGACCGGATGGCGCTCACCCACGCACGCGACCTGTACACACGGCGCAACGAAGGAGTGAGCATCTGGGTGGTGCGCTCCGAACACATCGCCGCCTCCTCGCGCGACGAGAAGGACCCGTTCTTCGCCCCCAGCGCCGACAAGGTCTACCGCCACCCGACCTTCTACGACATCCCCGACGACGTCCCCCACATCTAG
- the paaC gene encoding 1,2-phenylacetyl-CoA epoxidase subunit PaaC: MSDSDSDHHDDDHVYLTLAEGHDDGSDARWAFGTGFEDPLYGVDTIVPEGVDAGELATTCVELADDALVSAQRLAEWCTRAPELEEEVALANIGLDLLGQARLLYARAGQVDGTGRDEDAYAYFRDAGDFRNVRLAELPIGDFAFSVVRLLMLSSWRLAHFERLANHRDPVLAAIAAKGAKELTYHRQYAAEWAVRLGDGTDESRRRMRTALDQVAPYLGELFAACDVQGEVVEVLRQVTAVAGLPMPQVRPASGAGRDGQHTEHLAPLLAELQSVARAHPEATW; the protein is encoded by the coding sequence ATGAGCGACAGCGACAGCGACCACCACGACGACGACCACGTCTATCTCACCCTCGCCGAGGGCCACGACGACGGCAGCGACGCCCGCTGGGCCTTCGGCACCGGGTTCGAGGACCCCCTGTACGGCGTCGACACCATCGTGCCCGAGGGCGTCGACGCCGGTGAGCTGGCCACGACCTGCGTCGAACTCGCCGACGACGCACTGGTGTCGGCCCAGCGGCTGGCCGAGTGGTGCACCCGCGCCCCCGAGCTGGAGGAGGAGGTCGCCCTCGCCAACATCGGCCTCGACCTGCTCGGCCAGGCCCGGCTGCTGTACGCGCGCGCTGGCCAGGTCGACGGCACCGGGCGCGACGAGGACGCGTACGCCTACTTCAGGGACGCCGGCGACTTCCGCAACGTACGCCTGGCCGAACTGCCCATCGGGGACTTCGCGTTCTCGGTCGTGCGGCTGCTGATGCTGTCCAGCTGGCGGCTCGCGCACTTCGAACGGCTCGCCAACCACCGCGATCCGGTGCTCGCCGCGATCGCCGCGAAGGGCGCCAAGGAACTGACGTACCACCGTCAGTACGCTGCCGAGTGGGCCGTCCGGCTCGGCGACGGTACCGATGAGTCACGCCGGCGGATGCGCACAGCTCTGGACCAAGTCGCTCCGTATCTCGGCGAGTTGTTCGCCGCATGCGACGTCCAGGGCGAAGTCGTCGAGGTGTTGCGGCAGGTGACCGCAGTCGCCGGGCTGCCCATGCCGCAGGTTCGCCCGGCGTCCGGCGCCGGACGCGACGGGCAGCACACCGAGCATCTCGCGCCGCTGCTCGCCGAGTTGCAGAGCGTGGCCCGCGCCCACCCGGAGGCGACATGGTGA
- the paaD gene encoding 1,2-phenylacetyl-CoA epoxidase subunit PaaD: MVTVTGIEDVRRARSIAERVPDPELPMLTLADLGVLRGVEVTGDGTVVASLTPTYSGCPAMAEMRAAVAARLRVAGYARVRIRTVLDPPWTSDWITESGRRKLTEHGIAPPAAAPHGPVALSLLPTRRTVPCPRCGSADTEETSRFAATSCKALWRCRACREPFEYVKEI, from the coding sequence ATGGTGACCGTGACCGGGATCGAGGACGTCCGGCGCGCCCGGAGCATCGCCGAGCGGGTGCCCGACCCTGAGCTGCCCATGCTGACCCTGGCCGACCTCGGCGTCCTGCGAGGCGTGGAGGTGACCGGGGACGGGACGGTGGTGGCGAGCCTGACGCCGACCTACTCGGGCTGCCCGGCGATGGCCGAGATGCGCGCCGCCGTCGCCGCCCGGCTGCGGGTGGCGGGGTACGCGCGCGTGCGCATCCGTACGGTCCTCGACCCGCCCTGGACCAGCGACTGGATCACCGAATCAGGCCGCCGCAAGCTCACCGAGCACGGCATCGCCCCACCCGCCGCCGCACCGCACGGCCCGGTCGCCCTCTCCCTCCTGCCCACCCGGCGCACAGTGCCCTGCCCGCGCTGCGGCTCGGCGGACACCGAGGAGACCTCCCGCTTCGCCGCCACGTCCTGCAAGGCCCTGTGGCGCTGCCGCGCCTGCCGCGAGCCGTTCGAATACGTCAAGGAGATCTGA
- the paaE gene encoding 1,2-phenylacetyl-CoA epoxidase subunit PaaE: MAAPISPTTAPAATPTPVRRRPVFHALKVADVRRLCSDAVAVAFEVPADLAVEYAFRPGQSLTLRREFEGREERRSYSICAPAGEQPRIGVRVVPGGLFSSWLVDGVRPGDVLDVMTPTGAFTPDLAAPGSHVLIAAGSGITPMMSIAESVLAADDHSQVTLLYGNRRTDTVMFADELADLKDLYRTRFQLGHVLSREPREAELLSGRLDAERLAALLAGLVDVPGTDQWWLCGPHGMVRDAQQLLAELGVPADRVHQELFYADDQPLRQVQHTDAVAEGPVSRVTITLDGRSTTTALSRETTVLDGAARTRPDLPFACKGGVCGTCRALVTSGEADMRRNYALEPDEVAAGYVLTCQSFPVSETLTVDYDS, from the coding sequence ATGGCCGCGCCCATCTCCCCGACCACCGCCCCGGCAGCCACGCCGACCCCTGTGCGTCGCCGCCCGGTCTTCCACGCCCTGAAGGTCGCCGACGTACGACGGCTGTGCTCGGACGCCGTCGCCGTCGCCTTCGAGGTGCCGGCGGACCTGGCAGTCGAGTACGCCTTCAGGCCGGGGCAGTCGCTCACCCTGCGCCGGGAGTTCGAGGGGCGCGAGGAACGGCGGTCGTACTCGATCTGTGCCCCGGCCGGCGAACAGCCCCGCATCGGCGTACGCGTGGTGCCCGGGGGCCTGTTCTCGTCCTGGCTGGTCGACGGGGTGCGCCCGGGTGACGTGCTCGATGTGATGACTCCGACCGGCGCCTTCACCCCCGACCTGGCGGCGCCCGGCAGTCACGTCCTGATCGCCGCGGGCTCCGGCATCACCCCGATGATGTCGATCGCCGAGTCGGTCCTGGCCGCCGACGACCACTCACAGGTCACCCTCCTGTACGGCAACCGGCGTACGGACACCGTGATGTTCGCCGACGAACTGGCGGACCTGAAGGACCTGTACCGTACGCGCTTCCAGCTGGGGCACGTACTGTCGCGCGAGCCGCGCGAGGCCGAACTGCTCTCGGGGCGCCTGGACGCAGAACGGCTCGCCGCGCTGCTCGCCGGCCTCGTCGACGTCCCGGGCACCGACCAATGGTGGCTGTGCGGACCGCACGGCATGGTCCGCGACGCCCAGCAGCTGCTGGCGGAGCTGGGCGTGCCCGCGGACCGCGTCCACCAGGAACTCTTCTACGCCGACGATCAGCCGCTCCGCCAGGTCCAGCACACGGACGCGGTGGCGGAAGGCCCGGTGAGCCGGGTCACGATCACCCTCGACGGCCGCTCCACCACGACTGCGCTGTCCCGGGAGACGACCGTCCTGGACGGGGCCGCGCGCACCCGCCCGGACCTGCCGTTCGCCTGCAAGGGCGGCGTCTGCGGCACCTGCCGGGCGCTGGTCACCTCGGGAGAGGCGGACATGCGCCGCAACTATGCCCTCGAACCCGACGAGGTCGCCGCAGGCTACGTCCTGACCTGCCAGTCGTTCCCGGTCTCGGAGACACTGACGGTCGACTACGACAGCTGA
- a CDS encoding ferredoxin, giving the protein MEDRFVCAQACTECARACAMRASLAHPDGPPDEALARRKGILCAEVCDATCRLLSEQAHLDEAALRVQLEWCGTVCLETAQVFDDHPGAEDTAKACRECAQACADFAWTLQTPDSGRDGG; this is encoded by the coding sequence TTGGAGGACCGATTCGTCTGCGCCCAGGCGTGCACCGAGTGCGCGCGGGCATGTGCGATGCGCGCGAGTCTCGCCCACCCCGACGGGCCCCCCGACGAGGCCCTCGCACGCCGCAAGGGCATCCTCTGCGCGGAGGTGTGCGACGCGACCTGTCGGCTGCTCTCCGAACAGGCGCACCTGGACGAGGCCGCGCTCCGCGTCCAACTGGAGTGGTGCGGCACGGTCTGCCTGGAAACCGCGCAGGTCTTCGACGACCACCCCGGTGCCGAGGACACGGCTAAGGCATGCCGGGAGTGCGCACAGGCGTGCGCGGACTTCGCATGGACGCTTCAGACGCCGGACTCCGGGCGCGACGGCGGGTGA
- a CDS encoding histidine phosphatase family protein, with translation MTSRVMLISPAISAALREARFDDDCPLDESGLRLARAAAGTLPPVSMVWVSPTARCRETALALGLDAGSEPGPAGLDVGRWRGATLTEVTEKEPEALAQWLTDPQSAPHDGESVYAVCDRVSRWLDDTAAQVTGRSVAVVEPEVVRAATVRALGAPESAFWRIDVPPLTATELSGRAGRWNVRVGWRLGAPHEE, from the coding sequence ATGACGAGCCGAGTGATGTTGATCTCACCGGCGATCAGCGCGGCCCTTCGGGAGGCCCGTTTCGACGACGACTGCCCCCTGGACGAGTCGGGCCTGCGGCTCGCCCGGGCGGCGGCGGGGACGCTGCCGCCGGTGTCCATGGTCTGGGTCTCCCCCACCGCACGCTGCCGTGAGACGGCTCTGGCGCTGGGCCTCGACGCCGGCTCGGAGCCGGGCCCGGCCGGCCTGGACGTGGGCCGTTGGCGCGGCGCGACCCTGACCGAGGTGACGGAGAAGGAACCGGAGGCGCTGGCCCAGTGGCTGACGGACCCGCAATCGGCCCCGCACGACGGTGAGTCGGTCTACGCGGTGTGCGACCGCGTCTCCCGCTGGCTGGACGACACGGCGGCGCAGGTCACGGGCCGGTCGGTCGCGGTCGTCGAGCCGGAGGTCGTGCGAGCTGCGACGGTACGGGCGCTGGGGGCACCCGAGTCGGCGTTCTGGCGGATCGACGTTCCGCCACTGACGGCAACGGAGCTCAGCGGCCGGGCGGGGCGCTGGAACGTGCGGGTGGGGTGGCGGCTGGGAGCGCCGCACGAGGAGTAG
- a CDS encoding CbtB domain-containing protein has translation MAQSAIQPTTAPTAVPEKLPIGAIAPWAVFFGVLMLVLLYFVGAEQGATSLVSGEGVHEWVHDARHLLGFPCH, from the coding sequence ATGGCACAGTCCGCGATTCAGCCGACCACTGCTCCCACCGCCGTACCCGAAAAGCTGCCGATCGGCGCGATCGCCCCCTGGGCGGTCTTCTTCGGCGTGCTGATGCTGGTGCTGCTCTACTTCGTCGGCGCCGAACAGGGCGCCACCTCCCTGGTCTCCGGCGAGGGCGTGCACGAATGGGTGCACGACGCCCGCCACCTGCTCGGCTTCCCCTGCCACTGA
- a CDS encoding CbtA family protein: MNSTTVRNLLARGMLAGLVAGVLVWGVAYLFAEPLVDDAIAFEEMHEAHHGHAEQALVSRALQSTVGLGTGVLVYGIAFGGIAALAYCFALGRIGRFGPRATALLLAGAGLLAVYVVPFLKYPANPPAVGDPSTLNQRTALFFLMVALSVLLAVGAMILGKRLAPRLGNWNATLAASAFFVLVVGLAYAFLPSFTNEVPEGFSASLLWRYRVATLGIQATMWTAFGLVFGLMAERLLTPRATAAVGASGAEPQATPVAH, from the coding sequence ATGAACTCCACAACTGTCAGAAACCTCCTGGCCCGCGGCATGCTCGCGGGCCTGGTCGCGGGTGTCCTCGTCTGGGGCGTCGCGTACCTCTTCGCCGAGCCGCTCGTCGACGACGCGATCGCCTTCGAGGAGATGCACGAGGCCCACCACGGGCACGCCGAACAGGCCCTCGTCTCCCGCGCGTTGCAGTCCACCGTGGGTCTGGGGACCGGTGTCCTCGTGTACGGGATCGCGTTCGGCGGCATCGCCGCCCTCGCGTACTGCTTCGCGCTCGGCCGGATCGGCCGCTTCGGGCCGCGCGCTACCGCGCTGCTCCTCGCGGGTGCCGGACTGCTCGCCGTGTACGTCGTGCCGTTCCTCAAGTACCCGGCCAACCCGCCCGCCGTCGGCGATCCCAGCACTCTCAACCAACGCACCGCGCTGTTCTTCCTGATGGTCGCGCTGAGTGTGCTGCTGGCCGTCGGTGCGATGATCCTCGGCAAGCGCCTTGCGCCGCGCCTGGGCAACTGGAACGCGACCCTCGCCGCGAGCGCCTTCTTCGTCCTGGTCGTCGGACTCGCGTACGCGTTCCTGCCGTCGTTCACCAACGAGGTTCCGGAGGGCTTCTCCGCGAGCCTGCTGTGGCGGTACCGGGTGGCGACGCTCGGTATCCAGGCGACGATGTGGACGGCGTTCGGCCTGGTCTTCGGGCTGATGGCGGAACGGCTGCTCACTCCTAGGGCGACGGCGGCCGTCGGCGCGAGCGGTGCCGAGCCGCAGGCAACTCCCGTGGCGCACTGA
- a CDS encoding acyl-CoA dehydrogenase family protein, with product MHLEYTPEQQRLRTELRAYFAELVPDRVYSRFSDPAAQKRFYRETIRRLGADGWLGVGWPQEYGGRGLSPMEQFIFFDEAAQAGVPLPLMALNTVGPTIMRYGSEEQKAYFLPKILAGEIDFAIGYSEPEAGTDLAALKTRAVRDGDSYVVNGQKIWTTNGDTADWVWLAVRTDPDAPPHKGITMLLMPTTDPGYSCTLIRTLASHDTTASYYENVRVPVAHRVGEENQGWRLITNQLNHERVTLAAHGTMAIRSLHEVQRWAMETKLADGRRVIDLPWVRRRLAQIHTKLDAMKLLNWQMVNAVQEGTLTPQDASAVKVYGSEARREAYAWLLEIVAAPGALKEGSAGEILHGELERGYRSAVIFTFGGGNNEIQREIISWIGLGMPRVRR from the coding sequence GTGCATCTCGAATACACGCCCGAGCAGCAGCGACTGCGTACCGAACTGCGCGCCTACTTCGCCGAGTTGGTGCCCGACCGCGTCTACTCGCGGTTCAGCGACCCGGCCGCCCAGAAGCGCTTCTACCGCGAGACCATCCGCCGCCTCGGCGCCGACGGCTGGCTCGGCGTCGGCTGGCCGCAGGAGTACGGGGGGCGCGGGCTGTCCCCGATGGAACAGTTCATCTTCTTCGACGAGGCCGCCCAGGCGGGCGTACCGCTGCCGCTCATGGCGCTCAACACCGTCGGCCCGACGATCATGCGGTACGGCAGCGAGGAACAGAAGGCGTACTTCCTGCCGAAGATCCTCGCCGGCGAGATCGACTTCGCGATCGGCTACAGCGAGCCGGAGGCGGGCACCGACCTGGCCGCCCTGAAGACGCGGGCGGTACGCGACGGCGACTCCTACGTGGTCAACGGCCAGAAGATCTGGACGACGAACGGTGACACGGCGGACTGGGTGTGGCTGGCCGTGCGCACGGACCCGGACGCCCCGCCGCACAAGGGCATCACCATGCTGCTCATGCCGACCACCGACCCCGGCTACTCCTGCACCCTCATCCGCACCCTCGCCTCGCACGACACCACCGCCAGCTACTACGAGAACGTCCGCGTCCCCGTCGCCCACCGCGTCGGCGAGGAGAACCAGGGCTGGCGGCTGATCACCAACCAGCTCAACCACGAGCGCGTCACCCTCGCCGCACACGGCACGATGGCCATCCGCTCCCTGCACGAAGTACAGCGCTGGGCGATGGAGACCAAACTCGCCGACGGCCGCCGCGTCATCGACCTGCCGTGGGTCCGCCGCCGCCTGGCCCAGATCCACACCAAGCTCGACGCGATGAAACTCCTCAACTGGCAGATGGTGAACGCCGTCCAGGAAGGCACCCTCACCCCCCAGGACGCCTCCGCGGTCAAGGTGTACGGCTCCGAGGCCCGCCGCGAGGCCTACGCCTGGCTCCTGGAGATCGTCGCCGCCCCGGGCGCACTGAAGGAGGGCTCGGCCGGCGAGATACTCCACGGCGAACTGGAACGCGGCTACCGCTCAGCGGTGATCTTCACCTTCGGGGGCGGCAACAACGAGATCCAGCGGGAGATCATCTCGTGGATCGGGCTGGGGATGCCTAGGGTGCGGCGCTGA
- a CDS encoding AAA family ATPase — MVGRLPASFASFVGRRQETAELRRLLGAARLVTLTGPGGVGKTRLALETAGALGKAFPGGV; from the coding sequence ATGGTAGGTCGCCTGCCGGCCTCCTTCGCCAGCTTCGTGGGGCGGCGGCAGGAGACGGCCGAGCTGCGCCGCCTTCTGGGCGCGGCGAGGCTGGTGACGTTGACCGGTCCGGGCGGGGTGGGAAAAACGCGACTGGCGCTGGAGACGGCCGGTGCGTTGGGGAAGGCATTTCCGGGTGGGGTGTGA
- a CDS encoding M1 family metallopeptidase: protein MSQNTSTPRIAVALAATLLGLTACTTAEAVPAPRAADTARPGAAGLGDRLHPGLGNGGYDVRHYGLDLRFAKDLKHYAATSTVQARATQALSRFDLDLIGTTVREVTVDGRKAHFSRAGEELRVTPAAALRRGQRFTVRVRVQAPVLDPQQVAKLGTGAAVGLFRYGSWIQTLNQPSGAHRIAALADHPAQKAPATISITAPARLNSVANGDLTATRRDGEYTTRRFESRQKLATELLQIGVGPFTVVHRNGPHGIKLRYALPTDQARAIEPQLDKTVPKAIRFLEERLGAGSFPLRTYGVYATPSGGSLETQSLTTLSIDELTPEGFANNGTDVVVEHEISHEYFGNSVSPRRWSDTWLNEGHAVYYQTLWAAQEDGATSLEDSMRQNYRAANAQLRKEGPVAAPRRSAFKPQATAPYGWTAYEGGALALYALRQKVGETDFQRIERAWIREHRDGVAGTADFIRLAGSVTGRDLGPFLRSWLYADKVPAMPGHPDWRS, encoded by the coding sequence ATGTCACAGAACACCTCGACACCCAGGATCGCGGTGGCCCTCGCGGCCACCCTGCTCGGCCTCACGGCGTGCACCACCGCCGAGGCCGTCCCCGCGCCGCGCGCCGCGGACACAGCCCGTCCCGGAGCGGCCGGACTCGGTGACCGTCTGCACCCCGGACTCGGCAACGGCGGTTACGATGTCCGCCACTACGGCCTGGACCTGCGCTTCGCCAAGGACCTGAAGCACTACGCCGCCACTTCCACCGTCCAGGCACGCGCCACGCAGGCACTGTCCCGGTTCGACCTCGACCTGATCGGCACCACCGTCCGCGAGGTCACTGTGGACGGCCGCAAGGCCCACTTTTCACGGGCCGGCGAGGAGCTGCGTGTGACGCCGGCTGCGGCGCTGCGGCGAGGGCAGCGGTTCACCGTACGGGTCCGTGTGCAGGCGCCGGTCCTGGACCCACAGCAGGTGGCGAAGCTCGGCACCGGCGCCGCGGTCGGGCTGTTCCGCTACGGCTCGTGGATCCAGACGCTCAACCAGCCGTCCGGGGCCCACCGCATCGCAGCCCTCGCCGACCACCCCGCCCAGAAGGCACCCGCCACGATCAGCATCACCGCGCCCGCACGGCTGAACTCCGTCGCCAACGGAGACCTCACCGCCACCCGGCGCGACGGCGAGTACACGACCCGCCGCTTCGAGAGCCGTCAGAAGCTCGCCACCGAGCTGCTCCAGATCGGCGTCGGCCCCTTCACCGTCGTCCACAGGAACGGCCCGCACGGCATCAAGCTGCGCTACGCGCTCCCCACGGACCAGGCACGGGCCATCGAACCGCAGTTGGACAAGACCGTCCCCAAGGCGATCCGGTTCCTGGAGGAGCGCCTGGGCGCGGGGAGCTTCCCGCTGCGTACCTATGGCGTCTACGCCACCCCGTCCGGGGGCTCGCTCGAGACCCAGTCCCTGACCACCCTGAGCATCGACGAGCTGACCCCCGAGGGATTCGCGAACAACGGCACGGACGTCGTCGTGGAGCACGAGATCTCCCACGAGTACTTCGGCAACAGCGTCTCCCCGCGCCGCTGGAGCGACACGTGGCTCAACGAGGGCCACGCCGTCTACTACCAGACCCTGTGGGCGGCCCAGGAAGACGGTGCCACCAGCCTGGAGGACTCCATGCGCCAGAACTACCGGGCCGCCAACGCCCAACTCCGCAAGGAGGGCCCGGTCGCGGCACCACGCCGCAGCGCCTTCAAACCCCAGGCGACCGCCCCCTACGGCTGGACCGCCTACGAGGGCGGCGCGCTGGCCCTGTACGCCCTGCGGCAGAAGGTCGGCGAGACCGACTTCCAGCGCATCGAGCGCGCCTGGATCCGTGAACACCGTGACGGCGTCGCCGGCACCGCCGACTTCATCCGGCTGGCGGGCAGCGTCACCGGCCGCGACCTCGGCCCGTTCCTCCGCTCCTGGCTCTACGCCGACAAGGTCCCCGCCATGCCCGGTCACCCCGACTGGCGCTCCTGA
- a CDS encoding GNAT family N-acetyltransferase yields the protein MTTSLPAPSLHTARLRLRAFEDADANDLFALHSSAYVLRYWDAPPWSERARAEKFITACRQMAHEGTGARLAVDRVSDGAFIGWCSLNRWNPDYRSASLGYCFDDAAWGHGYATEAARALLRWAFDTLDLNRVQAEADTRNVASARVLEKLGFVREGTLREDCVVNGEVSDSWVYGLIRREWQPSSEPVPAH from the coding sequence ATGACGACGTCGCTGCCCGCCCCCTCGTTGCACACCGCTCGCCTTCGACTGCGTGCCTTCGAAGACGCGGATGCGAACGACCTCTTCGCACTGCACAGCAGCGCCTACGTGCTGCGCTACTGGGACGCGCCACCGTGGAGCGAACGCGCGCGCGCCGAGAAGTTCATCACGGCTTGCCGGCAGATGGCACATGAGGGCACCGGGGCGCGGCTGGCCGTAGATCGTGTCTCCGACGGGGCGTTCATCGGCTGGTGCAGCCTGAACAGGTGGAATCCGGACTACCGCAGCGCGTCGCTTGGCTACTGCTTCGACGATGCAGCGTGGGGCCACGGCTACGCGACCGAGGCCGCGCGCGCTCTGCTGCGGTGGGCATTCGACACGCTGGACCTGAATCGCGTCCAAGCTGAGGCCGATACGCGCAACGTGGCGTCTGCCCGCGTGCTGGAGAAGCTCGGCTTCGTGCGTGAAGGGACGTTGCGGGAAGACTGCGTCGTCAACGGCGAGGTCTCTGACTCGTGGGTCTACGGGCTGATCAGGCGGGAGTGGCAGCCGTCGTCCGAGCCGGTCCCCGCCCACTGA
- a CDS encoding GlcG/HbpS family heme-binding protein, whose translation MTEESGNTAATRRGMLGIAGAVAGGLAISQMAAGNASAATGSGGSIATRTISLAQAQRLAEAAVRYVRDKKLPPMYVVVVDSAGEAKVSLRMDNNSSAAAELVPPKAHTARTYRTATADLAVNIKDPGPIASFVASGASLLPGGRPIFENGQFIGALAVGGGTPAQDDEVARAALTAL comes from the coding sequence ATGACAGAGGAATCCGGCAACACCGCGGCCACGAGACGCGGAATGCTCGGGATAGCGGGGGCGGTAGCGGGCGGACTGGCGATCAGCCAGATGGCTGCCGGCAACGCCTCGGCAGCCACCGGCAGCGGTGGATCGATTGCGACGCGGACGATCAGCCTGGCCCAGGCTCAGCGGCTCGCCGAGGCCGCCGTCCGCTACGTGCGGGACAAGAAGCTTCCCCCCATGTATGTGGTGGTCGTCGACTCCGCCGGCGAAGCCAAGGTGTCCCTTCGTATGGACAACAACAGCTCGGCAGCGGCCGAGTTGGTACCGCCCAAGGCACACACCGCGCGCACCTACCGGACCGCCACCGCCGACCTGGCCGTCAACATCAAGGACCCAGGCCCGATCGCCTCCTTCGTCGCCAGTGGCGCCAGCCTGCTGCCCGGCGGTCGGCCGATCTTCGAGAACGGCCAGTTCATCGGCGCCCTCGCCGTCGGCGGAGGCACCCCGGCCCAGGACGACGAGGTAGCCCGCGCCGCGCTGACCGCACTCTGA
- a CDS encoding MarR family winged helix-turn-helix transcriptional regulator: protein MVEKRPVKRTRSAPAGEHSPGAQAEPAGGGEAAEPIRWLTEEELHAWMALAGMVTKLPAAMDRQLQRDAGLTHFEYQVLVGLSRAPERTLRMSELADFTGGQLPRLSQVATRMERRGWLTRRPDPTDGRYTLACLTDAGTAKLEVSAPGHVTAVRHLIFDSLSPTQVRQMTQIARRIAQAAGSAEFR, encoded by the coding sequence ATGGTAGAGAAGCGCCCTGTGAAGCGGACCCGCAGCGCACCCGCCGGTGAACACAGCCCCGGCGCGCAAGCCGAGCCGGCAGGGGGCGGCGAGGCCGCGGAACCGATCCGGTGGCTGACCGAGGAGGAGCTCCACGCCTGGATGGCTTTGGCCGGCATGGTCACCAAGCTGCCCGCGGCGATGGATCGGCAGCTCCAGCGCGACGCCGGGCTCACGCACTTCGAGTACCAGGTCCTCGTAGGGCTGTCCCGGGCCCCCGAGCGCACCCTTCGCATGAGCGAGCTGGCCGACTTCACCGGGGGTCAACTGCCGCGTCTGTCCCAGGTCGCGACCCGCATGGAGCGACGCGGCTGGCTCACCCGCCGCCCCGACCCCACCGACGGCCGTTACACCCTGGCCTGCCTGACCGACGCAGGGACGGCGAAGCTCGAGGTCAGCGCCCCGGGCCACGTCACCGCGGTTCGCCACCTCATCTTCGACAGCCTCTCCCCCACGCAGGTGCGTCAGATGACCCAGATCGCGAGGCGCATCGCGCAGGCGGCGGGCAGCGCCGAGTTCCGCTGA